Proteins from a genomic interval of Phalacrocorax aristotelis chromosome 3, bGulAri2.1, whole genome shotgun sequence:
- the LBH gene encoding protein LBH translates to MSVLCPLPCPDYLRSAEMTEVMMNTPTMDEIGLSPRKDGLSYQIFPDPSDFDRYCKLKDRLPSIVVEPTEGDVESGELRWPPEEFLVQEEEEEEEEENCEDAKKNNKEQ, encoded by the exons ATGTCTGTGCTGTGTCCCCTGCCCTG CCCTGATTATCTGAGATCAGCTGAAATGACCGAAGTGATGATGAACACCCCAACTATGGATGAGATTGGGCTAAGCCCCCGCAAGGATGGCCTGTCGTATCAG ATATTCCCTGATCCCTCGGACTTCGACCGTTACTGTAAGCTGAAGGACCGCCTGCCTTCAATCGTGGTGGAGCCGACGGAGGGCGATGTGGAGAGTGGTGAGCTGAGATGGCCACCCGAAGAATTCCTcgtgcaggaggaggaggaggaagaggaggaagaaaactgtGAAGATGCAAAGAAGAACAACAAGGAGCAATAA